In Achromobacter xylosoxidans A8, a single window of DNA contains:
- a CDS encoding branched-chain amino acid ABC transporter permease, with protein sequence MSKKIDHALLALMAVVLAILPFAASGYVIYVVNLLMVFVVLALGLHLVIGETGQFALSHAAFYGVGIYTAGLINNLWHPPFFISIVAGGLLAAALGYVIGALALRMRDIYLALSTFAFGEAMQWVFLNWQSVTNGSNGFRISPATLFGYELVSDAKAYPFVVLIAALLLWATVALSRSQLGSAFRAVRESDVAAQAMGVNVNAIKRTAFTLSAAYAGIAGGMYTTFASFIHPESLGFQTTILILTMVVVGGIGSVRGAIAGALAFGLISELLRQALSFQEIIYGVILMGFMMFAPKGLFAGRGARGRAPAPATPLPSTPNKAAAKPTQRSAA encoded by the coding sequence ATGAGCAAGAAAATCGACCATGCGCTGCTGGCGCTGATGGCCGTGGTGCTGGCGATCCTGCCCTTCGCGGCCAGCGGCTATGTCATCTACGTGGTGAACCTGCTGATGGTGTTCGTAGTGCTCGCGCTGGGCCTGCACCTGGTCATTGGCGAGACCGGGCAGTTTGCGCTGTCCCATGCCGCTTTCTACGGCGTGGGCATCTATACCGCCGGCCTCATCAACAATCTATGGCATCCGCCCTTCTTCATTTCCATCGTCGCGGGCGGGCTGCTGGCCGCCGCGCTGGGCTATGTGATCGGCGCGCTGGCGCTGCGCATGCGCGACATCTACCTGGCGCTGTCCACCTTCGCCTTCGGCGAAGCGATGCAGTGGGTGTTCCTGAACTGGCAATCGGTCACCAATGGCTCGAACGGTTTCCGGATCTCGCCGGCCACGCTGTTCGGCTATGAACTGGTGTCGGACGCCAAGGCGTACCCCTTCGTGGTGCTGATCGCCGCGCTGCTGCTTTGGGCCACGGTAGCCCTGTCCCGCTCGCAGCTCGGTTCGGCCTTCCGCGCGGTACGCGAAAGCGATGTGGCGGCGCAGGCCATGGGCGTGAATGTCAACGCCATCAAGCGCACCGCCTTCACGCTTTCCGCCGCCTATGCCGGCATCGCGGGCGGCATGTACACGACCTTCGCTTCCTTCATCCACCCGGAAAGCCTGGGCTTCCAGACCACCATCCTGATCCTGACCATGGTGGTGGTCGGCGGCATCGGCTCGGTGCGCGGCGCCATTGCCGGCGCCCTGGCCTTCGGCCTCATTTCCGAGTTGCTGCGCCAGGCGCTGTCGTTCCAGGAAATCATCTACGGCGTCATATTGATGGGCTTCATGATGTTCGCGCCCAAGGGCCTGTTCGCCGGCCGCGGCGCGCGCGGACGCGCGCCGGCGCCCGCCACGCCGCTCCCCTCCACGCCCAACAAGGCCGCGGCCAAACCGACCCAAAGGAGCGCGGCATGA
- a CDS encoding branched-chain amino acid ABC transporter permease, which yields MSFADIWLFLQQGVLSGLVTGSVYALLAVAVVIIFKTTDVPNFAQGEIFMVGGYIALFLTLVMGWPYLVVIPITLLAVAVLSGLFQRVVMERVIASKGVGVQMVIATLGLAYALKGLVRQTGLGDTPRSLPPLASTDAIIIGDAVLTQLDLVIFAVAVAVMLLLFGMFTYTRVGRAMRAVGMNPKAARLVGVNLTRIRMLVWALAGLISAVAALLITPKILITPDIGHIAILAYAAAIVGGITSLPGAVVGGFVIGVAENLVGLFISTNAIVVAPFVAIMVVLLLRPQGLLGGKLQVKKV from the coding sequence ATGAGCTTTGCCGATATCTGGCTGTTCCTGCAGCAGGGGGTGCTGTCGGGACTGGTGACGGGCAGCGTGTACGCGCTGCTGGCGGTCGCCGTTGTGATCATTTTCAAGACCACCGACGTGCCGAATTTCGCCCAGGGCGAGATCTTCATGGTCGGCGGCTACATCGCCTTGTTCCTCACCCTGGTGATGGGCTGGCCCTATCTCGTCGTCATTCCCATCACGCTCCTCGCCGTGGCCGTCCTGTCGGGCCTGTTCCAGCGCGTCGTCATGGAACGCGTCATCGCCTCCAAGGGCGTGGGCGTGCAGATGGTGATCGCCACCCTGGGCCTGGCCTATGCGCTGAAAGGCCTGGTGCGCCAGACCGGCCTGGGCGACACGCCGCGCTCGCTGCCGCCGCTGGCCTCGACCGACGCCATCATCATCGGCGACGCGGTGCTGACCCAGTTGGACCTGGTGATATTCGCCGTCGCGGTGGCGGTGATGCTGCTGCTTTTCGGCATGTTCACCTACACCCGGGTTGGCCGCGCGATGCGCGCCGTGGGCATGAACCCCAAGGCCGCGAGGCTGGTGGGCGTGAACCTGACCCGCATTCGCATGCTGGTGTGGGCGCTGGCCGGACTGATATCGGCGGTCGCGGCGCTGCTCATCACGCCCAAGATCCTGATCACGCCCGACATCGGCCATATCGCCATCCTGGCCTACGCCGCGGCCATCGTCGGCGGCATCACCAGCCTGCCCGGCGCGGTGGTCGGCGGCTTCGTGATCGGCGTGGCGGAGAACCTGGTGGGGCTGTTCATTTCGACCAATGCCATCGTGGTCGCGCCCTTCGTGGCCATCATGGTGGTGCTGCTGCTGCGTCCGCAAGGGCTCTTGGGCGGCAAACTGCAGGTGAAGAAAGTATGA
- a CDS encoding ABC transporter ATP-binding protein, which produces MSSHPYLDVQGLTVKFGGLTAINGLSMQVERGRIHALIGPNGAGKSTTFNCISRYYRPSSGSIQFDGVDITRKKPHEMAALGVARTFQNLELFGALSVRENALLGTYAHGADSAGKLLRPAAAQTRERVEHLLERVGLADFLDTPACSLDFGRQKMLELARALAISPKLLLLDEPAAGLRNREIETLDRLLTELCERDGITVLLVEHVMQLVMSISDRITVMSFGEKIAEGTPAEVRSNPRVIEAYLGKGAAGG; this is translated from the coding sequence ATGAGCAGCCATCCCTATCTGGACGTGCAGGGTCTGACCGTGAAGTTCGGCGGCCTCACCGCCATCAACGGCCTGTCCATGCAGGTCGAGCGCGGCCGCATCCACGCGCTGATCGGCCCCAACGGCGCGGGCAAGTCCACCACCTTCAATTGCATCTCGCGCTACTACCGCCCCAGCAGCGGCAGCATCCAGTTCGACGGCGTCGACATCACCCGCAAGAAGCCGCACGAAATGGCGGCGCTGGGCGTGGCCCGCACCTTCCAGAACCTGGAGCTGTTCGGCGCGCTCAGCGTGCGCGAAAACGCACTGCTCGGCACCTACGCGCACGGCGCCGACAGCGCCGGCAAGCTGCTGCGTCCGGCCGCCGCGCAGACGCGCGAGCGGGTCGAGCACCTGCTGGAACGCGTGGGGCTGGCCGACTTCCTCGACACGCCGGCGTGCAGCCTGGACTTCGGCCGCCAGAAGATGCTGGAGCTGGCACGCGCCCTGGCCATATCGCCCAAGCTGCTGTTGCTGGACGAACCGGCGGCCGGCCTGCGCAACCGCGAGATCGAAACGCTGGACCGCCTGCTGACCGAGCTGTGCGAACGCGACGGCATCACGGTGCTGCTGGTGGAGCACGTCATGCAGCTGGTGATGTCGATCTCGGATCGCATCACCGTCATGTCCTTCGGCGAGAAGATCGCCGAAGGCACGCCCGCGGAAGTGCGCAGCAACCCCCGGGTCATCGAAGCCTATCTGGGCAAGGGAGCCGCTGGTGGCTGA
- a CDS encoding ABC transporter substrate-binding protein, with the protein MKKSSRYAAAAALCAWALSTGALAQQEPGITDKTIKIGLFAPLSGSGMAYGFDVLNAAKMWYAKVNKEGGVHGRQIELVIEDDRCNANDLVAAVKKLNEQDKVFLLNGGSCSAAVVASREYVEREKVPLVMLNASGDGALYPPSKYIYGAFSISQHAVGGSMVQFAAEHLKAKKIGYINHDDAYGGWNLEAAQAQVKQLGDASLQVQSVNPNITDVTAPMLKIRAANADVLLLTTYARPAALIIKKAQELGWNKPIVLAVNGTADLKQLVENVGNKDAFKNVYIQEVLSDVPGGSKLTWVYDMYKQAYPDLAAKPGHPQTYMPYGLPPAMAVVNALKAAGPQPTREKVLQALETMKFDSGVMAGPIEFGPNDRAAQESAIYIKFDGTNMSLVPGAFKSVWQYQK; encoded by the coding sequence ATGAAGAAAAGCAGTCGCTACGCAGCCGCCGCTGCACTATGCGCGTGGGCCTTGAGCACGGGCGCGCTGGCGCAACAGGAGCCGGGCATCACCGACAAGACCATCAAGATCGGCCTGTTCGCGCCCTTGTCCGGCAGCGGCATGGCCTACGGCTTTGACGTGCTGAACGCGGCCAAGATGTGGTACGCCAAGGTCAACAAGGAAGGCGGGGTGCATGGCCGCCAGATCGAGCTGGTGATCGAGGACGACCGCTGCAACGCCAACGACCTGGTCGCCGCGGTGAAGAAGCTGAACGAGCAGGACAAGGTATTCCTGCTGAACGGCGGCTCCTGCTCGGCCGCGGTGGTGGCCTCGCGCGAATATGTCGAACGCGAGAAGGTCCCGCTCGTGATGCTCAACGCCTCGGGCGACGGCGCGCTGTATCCGCCATCCAAGTACATCTACGGCGCCTTCTCCATCTCCCAGCACGCCGTGGGCGGCTCGATGGTGCAGTTCGCCGCCGAGCACCTGAAGGCCAAGAAGATCGGCTACATCAACCATGACGACGCCTACGGCGGCTGGAACCTGGAGGCCGCGCAGGCCCAGGTCAAACAGCTGGGCGACGCGTCGCTGCAAGTCCAGTCGGTGAACCCGAACATCACCGACGTGACCGCGCCCATGCTGAAGATCCGCGCCGCCAACGCCGACGTGCTGCTGCTGACCACGTATGCCCGCCCCGCCGCGCTCATCATCAAGAAGGCGCAGGAACTGGGCTGGAACAAGCCCATCGTGCTGGCGGTGAACGGCACCGCCGACCTGAAGCAGCTGGTCGAGAACGTGGGCAACAAGGACGCCTTCAAGAACGTCTACATCCAGGAAGTGCTGTCCGACGTGCCGGGCGGCTCCAAGCTGACCTGGGTGTACGACATGTACAAGCAGGCCTACCCCGACCTGGCCGCCAAGCCGGGCCATCCGCAGACCTACATGCCCTACGGTCTGCCGCCCGCGATGGCGGTGGTCAACGCGCTGAAGGCCGCTGGCCCCCAGCCCACCCGCGAGAAAGTGCTGCAAGCGCTGGAAACCATGAAGTTCGATTCGGGCGTCATGGCCGGTCCGATCGAGTTCGGCCCGAACGACCGCGCCGCCCAGGAATCCGCCATCTACATCAAGTTCGACGGCACCAACATGTCGCTCGTGCCTGGCGCCTTCAAGAGCGTCTGGCAGTACCAGAAGTAA